TTATCCAAACCCGAAATGAGATCCAAAATAAGTTTTAGGCAAAGTTATAAAATATACCAAACCAAAGTATCATTAACCTTAACACGATCCAAACATATATAAAACCAGAATGGGGTGAACCCGAAAAACCGATCAGAACTCGAACACCCATGCCTAATTAAGTGTTGCTAAATTCTCAACAAGTTTGTAGCTTTTGGGTCAAAGTTAAGAAGATTCTTAATTCTCAGAAAGTTCTTAGCTTTAGGATTTAAAATCTTTACCTGTGCTGATACATGCTAAAGACACCATTAGCGTGAATGAAATCATATGTTCTCGGATAAGTTGAAAACCCTTCACACCTGCAAAGATTTCAAAAAGCAAAGATCTTTAAAAAAAACTGCTTGTTTATTACCTCTAGAGATTACCATTTAATAGTATTGTAGAGAGTTTATTACCAGTCATGATAGATACCAATGAGACCTCTTTCATAGACAACACTCAACGTCTTCTTAGTAATAGTTGGCACCACATTCATAACCCAAGACTTAGGAGACTCCAACGCAGCAGCGAACCCACCAAGACCAGCATTCATATCCATCACGTTACGGTACCTAGTCGAACCAATCAAGCTATTAATCCTCTTGTACCTACCCACACGCTTCTTCCACAGTTTAACATCTTCTTGATACGTTTCCGCATCAACGCCACTAACCAAACCTTTGGAGACGCTCGGAGGCAACGCGAATAGCCTCTCGGGGAACTTCTTCAGCTTCCCTCCAGCGACTTCTTCTTCGTTGGATACTTTAGGGAACGGTGTCACGCAAGTTTCGATCTCCTTGTACCAGACATCATCACTGTCCTTTCTCTTACACGTGTTGACAGGTGTTGATCTATCGCACGACCTATCGTTTATCTTCTTTCTGAAGATAGCAGTGTCTCCCTTCTCGTACTTCTTCTCCCAGCATAGAGACTCTGCGATGTCCTCTATTCTCTTTTGCTCGGCTTTGAGGTCGGCTCTGGTGCGGTTCCACGTCTTGTAATAGGTTTTCCAGTTGATGGGAGGTCCTGACAAGACCCAGTAACCTCCTGGTCTCAGGACTCTGTCAACTTCCATTAAGTAGGTTCCCTCTGATACAAGCAAAGACAACAACATTATGAGATATTTAAACTTTGAATCTGTGCCTGTTTTGTTTGGTTGATATAGTAGTTACCGTTTGCAGTCCATGGTATCAAGCATCGAGAGCATTGAGCCATATCAAAGGCTCTTGGTGGATAAGGAAGAAGAATGGATCCAAGAACAGCTATAATAGCTGGAACACCTCTCTCAAGAGCAAACTGTACTTGTGCTTCGTGGTTGTCTCGCGGCGCAAAGGACATAGTCAAAACATTCCTCTTAAGCATATAAGCACCCCAGCTTGCAACCTAGAAGATTGGAAAACGTCAGAATTAGGCATTAGCGTTCGGGCCTTTCAGATTTTCAGTACTATGCTCATGAGGCCCGTTCGGGTTTTACTAATTTTCAGGTCGGGTTCGGTTTGGATCCAAGTATAACCAGTGTCTGAAATATATAAATTATTTAAAAATGTAACTAAAATGAGTTAAACTACCTAGACTAACTAAAAATATGCAAAATAACAAATAAAACAAACTATAAAATCTTTAAAATACTCTACAATATCTAAATTACTTTAATATATATATATATATATATATAAACATTAACATATTTAACTAATTTAGGATTTTTTAGATCCTCGTTTAGTCCGAAACTGAAAACACCAGCTCTTTAAGTCCCATTCGGATAGTTTTGTATACTGATTCGGATGGTTTCGTTTTTTTCGGTTTGGGCTAAAAACGTCTAGGCCTAGTCAGAATCAAGAAATGAAACAAGCTCTTGATAGAGAAATGAACATGAACATACCCCACATCCAGTGTCCAATGCGGTTCTAACAGAACCATCTTTGATTGGAATAACAGAAGCCAGCTCATCGATATAAGCATCAGCACCTTGAGGGAACATAGTACCTCCACCAGGGAACTTAAACACACTCCCTTGAAACTGAACCCAGTTCTGACCAGCCTTCTCCACAGTCAAGCTCTTGAAAGGAGCATTAGCGTAATGAACATAGTCTCTGCTCTTAGGCCAAGGGAAAGGAGTCATGTAACCCTTAGGAGCTGGGACAAGACAGCGGAGCTTCTCATTCTCAGGAGGACAATGTCTCTCTCTGTAGATCATGTTCTCTCTGGGGAACTTCATGGCCCTGTCTTGCTCTTGACAAGGCGTGTAGTCCTTGAGCTTCACATCGCAGGGCTTGAAAGAAACTGGTTTTGGATCAGCTAATCTCTCGGGGATCTTGACTGTGTTGTGATGAGGTTTGAAGTCGAGGTCGGTGACGACGTCGGTGCATTGAGCTTGCTTTGTTATCTCCATGGCTATGCTGTCTCCTTTACCAAAGCCACTCTTTTGCCATGCTCCGAGAAGGTAGAAGAAACAGCATAGACCAACCACAAGGATTAGAGATAGTGAACTTCTCGATCTCGGTGGATTATTCTTAGAACCCATTGAAACTCTCTCCTGAAGCATTTATAACAAATCTCAGTAAAACACACACTCTACTATGAGCTAACAATGATCAAGATCTAAAAACCTAAACTTTATCAATTTAAAGAATGAAAGAGGTATAAAGAGTCTAACTTTAGCAACTGGAATCAAAAACCCAGAACGGATCTAGTTGAAAAAAGATGAGCTTTAGAGTTACCTGGTTGATGTAGATCTTCTTGTTGCAGAGAGAGACTCCAAATCTATGTACCCTTATTCAGATCTCTGGTTTTTAGCTCTGTTTCAGTGATGAATGAGCTTGCAGAAAGTATAAAGCTTTGAGTGTGACAGAGAGAGAAAGTCACTAAACTAATGATGTCTTCTTCCTCTTTCACTAATCGAGATTTGATGAAGGCGCGTTCTATTTAATCAATTTGAAAAAAAAAATGTGTTTACGAAAATGATTGAATTAAATGCGTGTAAGATCTCAACAATATTATTACAATAGTCATAGATTTAGATCTGGTCTTGCACATGCATCCATATGTTTCTTTTTTTTTTCAAACCCTTTTGTGCGTTTGTTTATGTAAGGATCTTTTAAATATTTTAACTGGTTTCACCATATTGAAGATTGTACATAACATACCTTTTTCTTTATATTAAACAAGATCGAAACCATATTGTTAAACTTTTGCATAAAACACCGTAGGTTTGAACCGCGTAATCTTAATATTCTGCAATTAAAAAAAGGCTTGCGAGTCAAGATCTTGTCGTCCCAAGTGGTCCTTTTAAGACAGTTGACGATTCCCCATTTCTCCTTACTTTCGATCTCCTACCGACACTCGCATCTTACTTAACCGGCCACCGTCAAAAACCGAGTTAAATCGGTTCAATGCTAAACAATATTTATTGGAAGGTCTCGTCTTTGAAAATATACGAGTCGACATGTCGAAAGTTTCATAAATCGTTAAAAAAGGTCGATAGACCCATAAAAAATCTTTGATTTAATACTATAATCATGTTCAATCTTAAAGAAACCGGTACAACATCGCGGTTAGTCATGAATCGCCGAAAGACCAATTCGTACATGGACCCTTGACAATTGAGAAACAATTTAATGTATGAAAAGATTACAGGCTTTTGAAGCCCAACTTTTCTTGAAATATTTATCCGTTTTTTATCAATTGAACTTGTGTATCAATCAATGGGTTTATGTTTATAGTGTGTGTTTGTTGACAAGTCTTTGATGTGTCTAGAGATAGACCACAAGGCACCACAAATCAAATTGGGAAGAACATACTGAATAATTTGAAAGAATATATACCGATATGAAAGAATATACCGATATTCTCGTTTGACTAAGTCTATTTGTATATATCTCTGTTACGCTAGCTTCTCCTACTTATTAGGAATATCTAAACTGTATCTAGCTTAAATAGAACCCTCTGATGTACTTTGTAAATCAAGTGAGAATACACAATCTTTCATGGTATCAGAGCCATTTCTCTGATTATTTTTTCTCCTTCACTCTTCTACGTTCTCGATGGCTGCTACCAACACCTCGACCGAGAGAGTTTTTGGAGTTACGAATATTAAAACTCACATTCCATTGATCCTTGACCTCGATGAATGTAACTATGATGCGTGGAGAGAGTTGCTACTAATGCACTGTCTCACCTTCGACGTTCTCGGTCACATTGACGGAAGTTCCACCCCCACGGGAGATGACGACGTTGCCTGGCACAAACGTGACGCGATCGTCAAATTTTGGCTCTATGGAACTTTAGCAAAGCCTCTATTCAAATCAACTTTTCAGAAAGGAGGCAATGCTCACGATGTTTGGTCTCGGATTGAGAACCAATTCAGAAACAACAAAGAAGTGTGTGCGATGCAATTGGACAACGACCTACGGAACAAAGCCATTGGTGATCTCTCTGTTCATGAGTATTGCCAAGAGTTGAAGTCCACAGCAGATCTCCTGTCCAATCTTGACGCCCCTGTTGCAGACAAAACACTGGTAATGTACATGTTGAATGGGTTGAATGAGAAGTTTGATTACGTCCTTAATGTGATCAAACATCAGAAACCTTTTCCTACCTTTGAGGAAGCAAAGAATATGCTGGAGATGGAGGAGACTCGACTTAAGAAGACTCAAAAAGTCACTGCCTCACATAATGATCACTCCTCCTCCTCGTCCGCCCTTGTTGCCACAACGCCTACAAATCTGCCTCAACAACAACACAACAATCACCGCAGCAATTCAGGCTGTGGTAACAGACGCGGAAACAAATTCAGAGGACGTTACAACAACAACAACAACTTTCATCAGCGACCAAACTACAACAACTGGAATCCTCCTCCGTTCTGGTATGGTCCTAACAACAACAACTGGCAGCAACCTCCACATGCCTCTCTCATGCCTTGCAAAACTTTCCTAATGGACAGTCTCAACCACGTCCTTATGCTCAGCAACTCCAGACAACTCCCCCGGCAGAAGCTCACTTCGCAAATACCAATTTGGTGCCAACAAGAGATTTTGCAGAGGCCTTCAACACTATGACGCTTGCTAACCCTTCCAACAATGGATGGTTTATGGACAGCGGAGCTACGGAACACTTGGCCAGCTCGTCAGGTATGCTCCAATCTGTTTTTAATAAGAACACCGGAAAGTCTGTCACAGTTGGTAACGGTTCATCTATACCAGTTTCTTTCTCTGGTTATTCCTCCATTCCAACTCAATCTCGTCTGCTTCACTTAAAAAATGTTCTCGTTGCTCCTAATATCATTAAGAATCTTGTTTCTGTTCATCGGTTCACCACTGATAATCTTTGTTCTGTTG
This sequence is a window from Brassica oleracea var. oleracea cultivar TO1000 chromosome C1, BOL, whole genome shotgun sequence. Protein-coding genes within it:
- the LOC106308635 gene encoding probable methyltransferase PMT14, translating into MGSKNNPPRSRSSLSLILVVGLCCFFYLLGAWQKSGFGKGDSIAMEITKQAQCTDVVTDLDFKPHHNTVKIPERLADPKPVSFKPCDVKLKDYTPCQEQDRAMKFPRENMIYRERHCPPENEKLRCLVPAPKGYMTPFPWPKSRDYVHYANAPFKSLTVEKAGQNWVQFQGSVFKFPGGGTMFPQGADAYIDELASVIPIKDGSVRTALDTGCGVASWGAYMLKRNVLTMSFAPRDNHEAQVQFALERGVPAIIAVLGSILLPYPPRAFDMAQCSRCLIPWTANEGTYLMEVDRVLRPGGYWVLSGPPINWKTYYKTWNRTRADLKAEQKRIEDIAESLCWEKKYEKGDTAIFRKKINDRSCDRSTPVNTCKRKDSDDVWYKEIETCVTPFPKVSNEEEVAGGKLKKFPERLFALPPSVSKGLVSGVDAETYQEDVKLWKKRVGRYKRINSLIGSTRYRNVMDMNAGLGGFAAALESPKSWVMNVVPTITKKTLSVVYERGLIGIYHDWCEGFSTYPRTYDFIHANGVFSMYQHSCKIEDILLEMDRILRPEGIVIIRDEVDVLNDVRKIANGMRWDTKLMDHEDGPLVPEKILYAVKQYWVAGDDANNQSSSADSSEEE
- the LOC106330128 gene encoding serum factor response D-like, whose protein sequence is MAATNTSTERVFGVTNIKTHIPLILDLDECNYDAWRELLLMHCLTFDVLGHIDGSSTPTGDDDVAWHKRDAIVKFWLYGTLAKPLFKSTFQKGGNAHDVWSRIENQFRNNKEVCAMQLDNDLRNKAIGDLSVHEYCQELKSTADLLSNLDAPVADKTLVMYMLNGLNEKFDYVLNVIKHQKPFPTFEEAKNMLEMEETRLKKTQKVTASHNDHSSSSSALVATTPTNLPQQQHNNHRSNSGCGNRRGNKFRGRYNNNNNFHQRPNYNNWNPPPFWYGPNNNNWQQPPHASLMPCKTFLMDSLNHVLMLSNSRQLPRQKLTSQIPIWCQQEILQRPSTL